The Podospora pseudocomata strain CBS 415.72m chromosome 1 map unlocalized CBS415.72m_1, whole genome shotgun sequence genome has a segment encoding these proteins:
- a CDS encoding uncharacterized protein (EggNog:ENOG503NZKZ; COG:S), which translates to MSSPAILSTALSILPPRPPTPPRETHHEPSVPFNHTLGSLQSVHTPPGHQSPSSSTTTNSTSRRRKKVGFSAQTEYKEAPVYGEGGAVKQHPTPVSLPRSASKPIKSILKITNHAPNLLDPSSSNPCDPSNPKVNLAAMLESTIQQLAGGDRESKVDSYEMLTRALKTSNNLPDRVALQEKMGLFMQFIQRDIVSRTSESALDSILVNHALNMLITFLHFPAIASSISNDFAIFIVDHCIRSFEDPDTPKDIARRLMQVLSVQNFPAKVITAERVGRIVASLRRIEEYLTGKSIVLSRIFIYRKLVKQSRQYMIVHSDWLMDLFTDMLSNLKEIRSSAISFGLELAFTIGHDKALSRKVVEIFNTSSGDQKYIQYYYERLQAMIKEKQDSVVVPDIWSAVLLLLRIPLEKWEHSRSWLLLIQGCFNSTDFATKIAANRGWNRLVYFVQTDDRSFNKNISTLVTPLTGQLGRKGPGKMTEELRQAVFGSICNLLYYTFKPNTNTTLLDRYWDCSVKPIVEKLLDPASEAAADNLQQATAILAGLFDSTTPRRWKEDRIQDNTHLKPSELPPLDSKWVRHSVGRVFPLVGNILERNFIALAQTNTTTYKLWETLVVTVASAAAKEIKVSKDTTSFVTESFNILQTVWKQGVPEGKGPEFLLAAQSYLKLMFNSLGSLPFTEKPSKAQGALKAPLYTLFSSLSTLPPGVLDDQDYADFLGQIFAPFFASKADKAKMDLAQDLLATIPQETPRPWGTWLLVAEQITPWLDPQHHSHHSTGSGTDTPVGNEYRDIVKVLERGIRSTPSLPWKPWESLFYALFERVREETGDAGAAIVIIEPLSKALMDQITLGGTGGALLPNTLRCVAELISVATQPRDRQAVDAARRRLWGTALAGSRSSSFDTFDNLYKAANEALVNRYTTFDTTDTDPTIHLLKEVGSFFDRCNRQLFLRTLATLQDGIIPWLQDSNRQLSSQTASVSAATKTLWDKLASLITEIEQPAQQLDFLERFFCASFASSHRSIVNSAVSLWNRLFEKVGHLEYPEDLKASLIQMQLHTDIVLPGLETVSSQFAGQQQMLFTESSEDFSLPRMSTRSSSRRGTPRATSSPARSPASTRLTPLTKRRVDTSPVRKLAAANRRKAAPKLRHDDSQIQFAAIGPAATEMNALESQALTERQKEVRERQKENAALFPEIRSSPGRSRRHAKTTEEGTSRAPEKITTPQAATPQPDARFDEYVSSTPTPRRGQPLMIPGHDMTDPPSSPPEPRRNPLAAEIRSRSASHSLLEEWQFSSSPISGSPLPSRHAVPDPSGQSGFVTVVSLPALSPQKSVAGEEKEEARLPGEDGDHMDVDSTNGSQLPGPTEQERHSTPPQAVQGPARQNPEPKSDEVFVDARPGPLPTTSLSRARRSAGPAQSTAPATCQRSNADNTSFEVSELDERSLLRLVVELDNARVDRQEYHQSSASPDYTGPKAAPRECIVVGDSPKKIGKSIPIIPPVTRRLTRSSSAASPELETIPSSQPTGPQRGRPRKRKRGSTRAQDPSKRTRLEFTETPPPVEEHEVPDSQPRQTQAPQQVAAPAGVKAEENPHEQSLSEIPSSSLELSSPPVSPLVENTTALGSPELDSGAAMDMEHQHLHHDPPTSDDDEVQSQIALESFSASQRLDDDDEEEEEEEPTNSVTHPPAAEEMQLDEQQQREKETSPASTVEASAEERERHLKDNKEEEEDRAKAIMRMFRGGLDTLRSAKLSMEEVYEIEDMFRDMRRELIEAEKRARSN; encoded by the exons ATGTCATCTCCTGCCATCCTATCTACCGCCCTCAGTATTCTGCCACCACgacccccaactcccccgaGAGAAACACACCATGAGCCTTCCGTCCCATTCAACCATACTCTTGGCTCCCTCCAGTCCGTCCACACTCCACCGGGACATCAGTCCCCAAGCTCCTCTACCACAACGAACTCGACCTCGCGCCGCCGCAAGAAGGTTGGGTTCTCCGCCCAAACCGAATATAAGGAGGCTCCCGTCtacggggaagggggtgcaGTGAAGCAACATCCTACGCCGGTTTCCCTCCCTCGAAGTGCGTCCAAGCCCATCAAATCGATTCTTAAAATCACAAACCACGCCCCAAACCTTCTCGACccatccagcagcaacccctgCGATCCATCCAACCCGAAAGTCAACCTTGCCGCCATGCTCGAATCCACAATCCAGCAACTGGCCGGAGGCGACCGCGAGTCGAAGGTGGATTCATACGAGATGTTGACCCGGGCCCTCAAGACATCGAATAACCTACCAGACCGCGTGGCGTTGCAAGAGAAAATGGGGCTTTTCATGCAGTTTATTCAGAGAGATATTGTCTCTAGGACCTCGGAATCTGCTCTGGACTCGATACTTGTGAACCACGCCCTCAATATGCTCATCACATTTCTTCACTTTCCCGCGATAGCCTCGTCCATAAGCAATGATTTTGCCATTTTCATTGTCGACCACTGCATTCGGTCCTTCGAGGATCCTGACACTCCCAAGGATATCGCCCGCCGTCTTATGCAGGTTTTGTCCGTGCAAAACTTCCCAGCAAAAGTCATCACGGCGGAAAGAGTTGGGAGAATAGTGGCATCATTGCGCCGGATCGAGGAATATCTTACAGGCAAGAGCATCGTCCTGTCCCGCATCTTCATTTACCGGAAGCTGGTCAAGCAATCGAGGCAATACATGATAGTTCATTCAGACTGGCTGATGGATCTATTTACCGATATGCTCAGTAATCTGAAGGAAATTCGATCATCGGCTATCTCTTTTGGTCTCGAACTGGCCTTTACTATCGGACACGACAAGGCGTTATCGAGAAAAGTTGTTGAGATTTTCAATACCAGTTCTGGGGACCAAAAGTATATCCAGTACTACTATGAGAGGCTCCAGGCTATGATCAAGGAGAAACAAGACTCTGTAGTGGTTCCAGATATCTGGAGTGCGGTCCTACTACTGCTTCGCATTCCTCTAGAAAAGTGGGAGCATTCGCGCTCCTGGCTTCTTCTCATTCAGGGCTGTTTCAACAGCACCGACTTTGCCACCAAGATCGCCGCCAACCGTGGCTGGAACCGTCTTGTTTACTTTGTACAAACCGACGATCGGTCGTTTAACAAGAACATCTCGACGCTGGTCACGCCCCTGACAGGGCAGTTGGGGAGAAAAGGTCCTGGAAAGATGACCGAGGAGCTGCGGCAGGCAGTGTTTGGGTCCATCTGCAATCTCCTGTACTACACGTTCAAACCGAACACCAACACAACACTTCTGGATCGATACTGGGATTGTAGTGTCAAGCCTATCGTTGAGAAGCTTCTCGACCCGGCCTCCGAAGCTGCCGCCGACAACCTTCAGCAAGCCACTGCCATCCTCGCTGGACTGTTTGACAGCACGACGCCGCGGAGATGGAAGGAAGACCGCATTCAGGACAATACACATCTGAAGCCGAGCGAACTTCCGCCTCTTGATTCGAAATGGGTCCGACACAGTGTTGGGAGGGTCTTTCCTCTGGTAGGAAACATTCTTGAGCGAAACTTCATTGCTCTCGCCCAAACGAACACCACGACATACAAGCTTTGGGAGACTTTGGTGGTTACTGTTGCTTCTGCCGCGGCTAAGGAGATCAAGGTATCAAAGGATACCACCAGCTTTGTTACAGAATCTTTTAATATTTTGCAAACCGTGTGGAAGCAGGGGGTTCCCGAGGGGAAGGGACCAGAGTTCCTTCTCGCTGCACAATCGTACTTGAAGCTTATGTTCAACTCTCTGGGGTCATTGCCGTTTACCGAGAAGCCCAGCAAAGCTCAAGGGGCCTTGAAGGCCCCTCTCTACACGCTCTTCTCTAGCTTGTCAACACTCCCACCTGGTGTATTGGACGATCAGGATTATGCGGATTTCCTTGGTCAAATTTTTGCCCCTTTCTTCGCCTCAAAGGCCGACAAGGCAAAGATGGACCTGGCACAAGATCTCCTTGCAACCATTCCCCAAGAGACACCTCGCCCTTGGGGAACGTGGCTGCTTGTTGCTGAGCAGATCACTCCTTGGCTCGATCCACAACACCACAGTCACCACTCAACAGGATCTGGGACTGATACTCCGGTTGGCAATGAATATCGTGACATTGTCAAGGTACTCGAACGCGGCATCAGGTCGACTCCGAGCCTCCCCTGGAAGCCTTGGGAGTCTTTGTTCTATGCGCTATTCGAAAGAGTACGGGAAGAGACTGGAGATGCAGGAGCAGCGATAGTTATCATTGAGCCCCTATCCAAGGCTTTGATGGACCAGATCACTCTCGGGGGAACTGGAGGCGCGTTGCTCCCGAATACTCTGAGATGCGTGGCTGAACTCATCTCCGTTGCAACACAGCCACGGGACCGGCAAGCTGTGGATGCAGCCCGGCGGCGTCTTTGGGGTACTGCTCTTGCTGGATCTCGTTCTTCCTCTTTTGACACGTTTGACAACCTCTACAAGGCTGCCAACGAAGCTTTGGTAAACAGGTATACCACATTTGACACCACCGATACCGATCCGACTATCCATCTTCTCAAGGAAGTTGGTAGCTTCTTTGACAGGTGCAATCGCCAGTTGTTCCTGAGAACATTGGCCACCCTCCAGGATGGTATCATCCCCTGGCTTCAGGACAGCAATCGACAGCTTAGCAGTCAGACTGCTTCTGTCTCTGCTGCA ACCAAAACCCTCTGGGATAAATTAGCCTCGTTGATCACTGAGATCGAGCAGCCAGCTCAGCAACTCGACTTTCTTGAGCGGTTCTTCTGCGCGTCTTTTGCTTCTAGTCATCGGTCCATAGTCAACTCTGCCGTTTCTTTGTGGAATAGGCTGTTTGAGAAGGTTGGGCATCTGGAGTATCCAGAGGACCTCAAAGCATCACTCATCCAGATGCAACTTCATACCGACATTGTTTTGCCAGGTCTCGAAACTGTCAGCTCCCAGTTTGCAGGCCAGCAGCAAATGCTGTTTACTGAGTCGTCCGAGGACTTCAGCCTGCCGAGGATGTCCACTCGATCTAGCAGCCGACGCGGAACTCCGCGGGCAACCTCGTCACCAGCGAGATCACCAGCGTCTACTCGGCTTACCCCGTTGACCAAGCGCCGTGTCGACACATCACCTGTCAGAAAGCTGGCTGCTGCCAATCGTCGGAAAGCAGCGCCAAAGCTTAGACACGATGATTCACAGATCCAATTTGCAGCCATTGGCCCTGCCGCTACGGAGATGAATGCACTTGAGTCACAGGCATTGACTGAAAGACAGAAGGAAGTGCGCGAACGACAGAAAGAGAACGCTGCTCTTTTCCCTGAGATCAGGTCGAGCCCAGGCAGGTCAAGGAGACATGCCAAAACAACCGAGGAAGGGACATCTCGGGCTCCAGAGAAGATCACAACACCCCAAGCGGCCACCCCTCAGCCAGATGCTCGGTTTGATGAGTATGTCTCGTCAACGCCGACCCCACGCCGAGGGCAGCCGTTGATGATTCCGGGACACGACATGACTGATCCGCCTTCATCACCTCCAGAACCGAGACGCAATCCGCTAGCTGCTGAGATAAGGTCAAGGTCTGCTAGTCACAGCTTGCTTGAGGAGTGGCAgttctcttcctcgccaatcTCAGGGTCACCTCTTCCTTCCCGCCATGCTGTCCCCGATCCATCGGGTCAAAGTGGTTTTGTCACCGTGGTATCACTTCCCGCCCTTTCTCCTCAAAAGTCCGTCgctggagaagaaaaggaggaggcaCGGCTGccaggggaggatggtgatcACATGGACGTTGACTCTACCAATGGGTCCCAGCTTCCGGGACCGACTGAGCAGGAACGACACTCAACACCGCCCCAGGCCGTGCAAGGTCCTGCTCGTCAAAATCCCGAGCCTAAATCAGATGAGGTTTTTGTGGACGCACGCCCAGGTCCTCTTCCGACGACGAGCCTTAGCCGAGCAAGGCGGTCCGCAGGGCCAGCTCAGTCGACTGCCCCGGCAACGTGCCAACGCAGCAATGCAGATAACACCTCGTTCGAAGTCAGCGAGCTCGACGAGAGAAGTCTGCTCCGATTGGTGGTTGAATTGGACAATGCGCGAGTGGACAGGCAAGAGTATCACCAATCATCTGCCTCTCCCGACTACACGGGGCCTAAGGCGGCTCCTCGGGAGTGCATTGTGGTTGGTGATAGCCCTAAGAAAATCGGCAAATCTATCCCTATAATACCACCAGTCACCAGAAGACTCACCAGGTCAAGCTCGGCAGCATCACCAGAGCTGGAAACGATTCCTAGCTCGCAGCCAACGGGACCACAAAGAGGCCGGCCGCgcaagagaaagagaggatCTACCAGAGCGCAGGATCCTAGCAAGAGAACGCGTCTCGAGTTCACCGagacgccgccgccggtggaggagcatgAGGTCCCAGACAGCCAACCCCGGCAAACACAGGCACCTCAGCAAGTTGCTGCTCCTGCGGGGGTGAAGGCCGAGGAAAACCCGCATGAGCAGTCCCTGTCGGAGattcccagctcctccctgGAATTGTCAAGTCCTCCGGTGTCTCCTCTTGTAGAAAACACGACAGCCCTCGGCTCACCCGAACTCGACAGCGGAGCAGCCATGGACATGGaacaccagcacctgcaTCATGACCCCCCCaccagcgacgacgacgaggttcAATCCCAGATTGCGCTCGAGTCCTTTAGCGCTAGTCAACGtcttgatgacgacgatgaagaagaggaggaggaggaacccACCAATTCTgtcacccacccaccagcagcagaagaaatGCAACTTgatgaacaacaacaacgagaaaaagaaaccagCCCGGCCTCCACTGTGGAGGCGAGCGCGGAAGAAAGGGAACGACATTTGAAAGACAacaaggaagaagaagaagaccggGCAAAGGCCATCATGAGGATGTTTCGAGGGGGGTTAGACACGCTGAGGTCGGCGAAGCTGtcgatggaggaggtgtatgAGATTGAGGATATGTTTAGGGATatgaggagggagttgattgaggcggagaagagggcTAGAAGTAACTGA